Proteins co-encoded in one Cupriavidus taiwanensis genomic window:
- a CDS encoding SDR family NAD(P)-dependent oxidoreductase: protein MSLLEGKVIIVTGAGAGAGVGKGIALEAARQGARVIVNDLGVNIDGSGGSAGPAQQAVDEIQAAGGVAAANTDSVADWASAQKIIQQALDLYGRVDGVVNNAGNLRDVIFHKMTEDDFDAVIRVHLKGSWNMARAAAPHFKAQESGAFVHMTSTSGLIGNFGQANYAAAKLGIVGLSKSIAVDMQKFNVRSNCIAPFAFTRMVGSIPTNTPEAAERMKINMRLEAGKIAPFTLALLSDQARDITGQIFGVRNNEIYLFSQPRPIRTAHNSEGWTVESCVERAIPMLQGSFTPLQISRDVFPWDPV from the coding sequence ATGAGCCTGCTTGAAGGAAAAGTCATCATCGTCACCGGCGCCGGCGCCGGCGCCGGCGTGGGCAAGGGCATTGCGCTGGAGGCCGCGCGCCAGGGCGCGCGCGTGATCGTCAACGACCTGGGCGTCAACATCGACGGTTCCGGCGGCAGCGCCGGCCCGGCACAGCAGGCGGTCGATGAGATCCAGGCCGCCGGCGGCGTGGCCGCGGCCAACACCGACAGCGTGGCCGACTGGGCCAGCGCGCAGAAGATCATCCAGCAGGCGCTGGACCTGTACGGCCGCGTCGACGGCGTGGTCAACAACGCCGGCAACCTGCGCGACGTGATTTTCCACAAGATGACCGAGGATGATTTCGATGCCGTGATCCGCGTGCACCTGAAGGGCAGCTGGAACATGGCCCGCGCCGCGGCCCCGCATTTCAAGGCGCAGGAGAGCGGCGCCTTCGTGCACATGACCTCCACCTCGGGCCTGATCGGCAACTTCGGCCAGGCCAACTACGCGGCCGCCAAGCTGGGCATCGTCGGCCTGTCCAAGTCGATCGCGGTGGACATGCAGAAGTTCAACGTGCGCTCGAACTGCATCGCGCCGTTCGCCTTCACGCGCATGGTCGGCAGCATTCCGACCAACACCCCGGAAGCGGCCGAACGGATGAAGATCAACATGCGCCTCGAGGCCGGCAAGATCGCGCCGTTCACGCTGGCGCTGCTGAGCGACCAGGCCAGGGACATCACCGGCCAGATCTTCGGCGTGCGCAACAACGAGATCTACCTGTTCTCGCAACCGCGCCCGATCCGCACCGCGCACAACAGCGAAGGCTGGACCGTCGAGTCGTGCGTCGAGCGCGCCATCCCGATGCTGCAAGGCAGCTTCACCCCGCTGCAGATCTCGCGCGACGTGTTCCCCTGGGATCCGGTCTGA
- a CDS encoding Bug family tripartite tricarboxylate transporter substrate binding protein produces the protein MTPRTPLIPTLAARASAGARALLLACGALALAEPAALAVNAYPSRPVTLVVPGPPGGITDQLGRLVAASMTSDHGVRVVVDNRPGAGGNLATELVARAEPDGYTVLMGTQGTMASNQFLYKSLRFDPARDFVAAHGLVSIPNLLVVNGKLPYQSVRELVAYAKGHPGKLTVSSAGNGTGSHLAGELFQTLAGVKFVHVPYKGSAPSINDLLAGQVDLTFDYPASTLTQVQAGKLRALAVTGASRLPALPQVPTIAEAGYPGAESTSWIGLFFPARTPAPVVAKWQAAVTRVLKDPAAVEAIHRMGGVPLALSGDAFGDFVRAERTKWKTTIERAGATLD, from the coding sequence ATGACCCCCCGAACCCCCCTTATCCCAACGCTGGCGGCCCGCGCTTCAGCCGGCGCGCGAGCGCTGCTGCTGGCATGCGGCGCACTGGCGCTGGCGGAACCGGCCGCGCTGGCCGTCAACGCTTATCCCTCGCGGCCCGTGACGTTGGTGGTGCCGGGGCCGCCGGGCGGCATCACCGACCAATTGGGGCGCCTGGTCGCCGCCAGCATGACCAGCGACCATGGCGTGCGCGTGGTGGTCGACAACCGGCCGGGCGCCGGCGGCAACCTCGCCACCGAACTGGTCGCGCGCGCCGAGCCCGACGGCTATACCGTGCTGATGGGCACCCAGGGCACCATGGCCAGCAACCAGTTCCTGTACAAGTCGCTGCGCTTCGACCCGGCGCGCGATTTCGTCGCGGCGCACGGATTGGTGTCGATTCCCAACCTGCTGGTGGTGAACGGCAAGCTGCCGTACCAGTCGGTCAGGGAGCTGGTGGCATATGCCAAGGGGCACCCCGGCAAGCTGACCGTGTCATCGGCCGGCAATGGCACCGGCAGCCACCTCGCGGGCGAGCTGTTCCAGACGCTTGCCGGGGTCAAGTTCGTGCACGTGCCGTACAAGGGCAGCGCGCCGTCGATCAATGACCTGCTGGCGGGGCAGGTCGACCTGACCTTCGACTATCCGGCATCGACGCTGACGCAGGTGCAGGCCGGCAAGCTGCGCGCGCTGGCCGTGACCGGAGCCAGCCGGCTGCCGGCGCTGCCGCAGGTGCCGACCATCGCCGAGGCGGGCTACCCGGGCGCGGAGTCGACCTCCTGGATCGGCCTGTTCTTTCCGGCGCGCACGCCCGCCCCGGTGGTGGCGAAGTGGCAGGCGGCAGTGACGCGCGTGCTGAAGGATCCCGCCGCGGTCGAGGCCATCCATCGCATGGGCGGCGTCCCGCTCGCGCTCAGCGGCGACGCCTTCGGCGATTTCGTGCGCGCCGAGCGCACCAAGTGGAAGACCACCATCGAGCGGGCCGGCGCCACCCTCGACTGA
- a CDS encoding AMP-binding protein, translating into MSTSTRSPDLKPRGTLLRELEARAAACPDETAMAYHGRQLSYQALLDASLSLAGYLQQHLGVRRGDRVLLLMHDCPQFTMAWHAVLRCRAEVVALAPDSSAQAVAAGAAASAACAAVTMQDGLPRVAPLLGDDGVRGCIVGAYSEFAGAPGSPEWLAAPDYVREPRVPLLQPRVHDFGGALAAGIAPAPVGATSCAACPDVSPPSSTHPYRSTNHEPA; encoded by the coding sequence ATGTCCACTTCGACCCGATCTCCCGACCTCAAGCCGCGCGGCACCCTGCTGCGCGAGCTCGAAGCCCGGGCCGCGGCATGCCCCGACGAGACGGCCATGGCGTACCACGGCCGGCAGCTGAGCTACCAGGCGCTGCTCGACGCCAGCCTGTCGCTCGCCGGCTACCTGCAGCAGCACCTGGGCGTGCGGCGTGGCGACCGGGTGCTGCTGCTGATGCATGACTGCCCGCAGTTCACCATGGCATGGCACGCAGTCCTGCGCTGCCGCGCCGAGGTGGTCGCGCTGGCGCCGGACAGCAGCGCGCAGGCGGTGGCCGCCGGCGCCGCCGCAAGCGCGGCCTGCGCCGCGGTGACGATGCAGGACGGGCTGCCGCGCGTCGCGCCGCTGCTGGGCGACGACGGCGTGCGCGGCTGCATCGTCGGCGCGTATTCCGAGTTTGCCGGCGCGCCCGGCAGCCCCGAATGGCTGGCCGCGCCGGACTACGTGCGCGAGCCGCGCGTGCCGCTGCTGCAGCCGCGCGTGCATGACTTTGGCGGCGCGCTTGCGGCCGGCATCGCTCCGGCCCCGGTCGGCGCGACCTCGTGCGCAGCATGCCCCGATGTGTCCCCACCGAGTTCAACCCATCCTTACCGGAGTACCAACCATGAGCCTGCTTGA
- a CDS encoding DUF2889 domain-containing protein: MPDTTPTRHPIHVRRITCTGYERSDGLFDIEGEMQDITPTGTDLLFKLVPAGAAIHHMRIVLTVDRELLIHDVSASIDAGPTEYCPDITPAYAGLKGLQIRGGFRQQVKAVVGGVNGCTHLTELLGPLATTAMQTTMAVMRRERNGRGPDANGKPIPRPLLINSCHTYREDSEIAKRLWPEGRRATAG, from the coding sequence ATGCCAGACACCACGCCTACCCGCCACCCGATCCATGTCCGCCGCATTACCTGCACCGGCTACGAACGCAGCGACGGCCTGTTCGATATCGAGGGCGAGATGCAGGACATCACCCCCACCGGCACCGACCTGCTGTTCAAGCTGGTGCCGGCGGGGGCGGCGATCCACCACATGCGCATCGTGCTGACGGTCGACCGCGAGCTGCTGATCCATGACGTCAGCGCCAGCATCGATGCCGGCCCCACGGAGTACTGCCCAGACATCACGCCGGCGTATGCCGGGCTCAAGGGCCTGCAGATCCGCGGCGGCTTCCGCCAGCAAGTGAAGGCAGTGGTCGGCGGCGTCAATGGCTGCACCCACCTGACCGAGTTGCTGGGGCCGCTGGCCACCACCGCGATGCAGACCACCATGGCCGTGATGCGCCGCGAGCGCAATGGCCGGGGCCCCGATGCAAACGGCAAGCCGATCCCGCGGCCATTGCTGATCAACAGCTGCCACACCTATCGCGAAGACAGCGAGATCGCGAAGCGGCTGTGGCCCGAAGGCCGGCGCGCAACGGCCGGCTGA
- a CDS encoding LuxR C-terminal-related transcriptional regulator has translation MRVAPPILLSEQERTELETLAAAGSASRVAQRARIILLAASGEQNKTIAPKLGIGRAQVARWRERYAQAGVAGIVNDLPRGAPPVKVDVARLVALAGERQPGVAQPWSTRRLAAELGVSAASVSRHWRAAGLAGTAVSAPMQAQVAAVAEVADPAVQPQCADAGTDSAPPAPAGRGAWQVASDKVLPPRGARQLMPREALMARLLEARRQRCVVIQGQAGSGKTSTLMAWRKSMLQLGYDVCWLTLAPEDNEPARFFECVLASIAEVDAAAVREAALLGAGACDDAAIELWVITLVQALARRRRDLVLMIDDLHHVAEPRILQALQWLLDYAPATLHLALSSRSALVLSQERLRLQGTLAEFDMRDLRFTPQESERFLREQLGSVDSGVAATLHALTDGWVAGLQLYALDLRTRGGATPAPPMVPAEVRDARAFASYFEREVLVRMQPDDLDMLMRVAVCQRFCAPLCAAILGDARPLPQIQARLCRLVADNLFISAVGSHDHETWYRIHPLLRETLLNRLAAHGAGQAHGLRALHATAWRWFEARGEIGDAVFHAVRAGDVDAAAGLVQGCAQALLERGELVQLGGLLRALPLEEVRRRFGLHVVLAYMQLYSRDFDALRDSLDRMEAGPHALRPCERYSVRLLRAGLAVQLDNHDEAAALLPELWQPPPDADDFAWHARGNVVSWLLTMRGDYDLARQVLDQANVRAPAPRSGQLGRCIQAISLAREGRLKDACRLMREVMEEAERFGAAYAGLACMAACLLADALYELNETEAACQLLEPRLGLLERVSLPEVVLRACVVLSGSHWLAGRRPQALACLERLQAYAGRYGLDRLQAEALAQRLRRHLQQGETERANVALEQVQALAARCASGGPLRAASTAAVAARARLEMALYTRDYAVAVERARQLAEARAGTEAVGAAGLRLQMALARLGLGQARAARRDFLAAMRQGHRLGLTRTLLDAAGGSPQALAPLAHAGVEGEGDDGHEDPVLAFYIRRLLAEPGTADALPPPARPRQPAPGLGIGALSEREREILELLAQAMSNKKIARVLNVSAETVKWHLKNIYAKLGVAGRGGAAARLRDLAASASAAAVAG, from the coding sequence ATGCGTGTTGCCCCGCCCATCCTCCTGAGCGAACAGGAGCGCACCGAACTCGAAACCCTGGCTGCCGCCGGCAGCGCATCGCGCGTTGCGCAGCGCGCGCGCATCATCCTGCTGGCCGCCAGCGGCGAGCAGAACAAGACTATCGCGCCCAAGCTCGGCATCGGCCGGGCCCAGGTCGCGCGCTGGCGCGAACGCTATGCGCAGGCCGGCGTGGCCGGCATCGTCAATGACCTGCCGCGCGGCGCGCCGCCGGTCAAGGTGGACGTGGCCAGGCTGGTGGCGCTGGCGGGCGAGCGCCAGCCCGGCGTGGCGCAGCCGTGGAGCACGAGGCGGCTGGCAGCCGAACTCGGCGTCAGCGCCGCCAGCGTGTCGCGGCACTGGCGCGCGGCCGGGCTGGCCGGGACGGCGGTTTCCGCGCCCATGCAGGCGCAGGTGGCGGCAGTGGCCGAGGTGGCGGACCCCGCGGTCCAGCCACAGTGCGCGGACGCCGGCACGGATTCCGCGCCGCCGGCGCCGGCAGGCCGCGGCGCCTGGCAGGTGGCCAGCGACAAGGTGCTGCCGCCGCGCGGCGCGCGCCAGCTGATGCCGCGCGAGGCGCTGATGGCGCGCCTGCTCGAGGCGCGCCGCCAGCGCTGCGTGGTGATCCAGGGACAGGCCGGCAGCGGCAAGACCAGCACGCTGATGGCGTGGCGCAAGTCCATGCTGCAGCTGGGCTATGACGTCTGCTGGCTGACGCTGGCGCCGGAAGACAATGAGCCCGCGCGCTTCTTCGAGTGCGTGCTGGCGAGCATTGCCGAAGTCGACGCCGCGGCGGTGCGCGAAGCCGCGCTGCTGGGGGCCGGCGCCTGCGACGACGCCGCCATCGAGCTGTGGGTGATCACGCTGGTGCAGGCGCTGGCGCGGCGCCGGCGCGACCTGGTGCTGATGATCGACGACCTGCACCACGTTGCCGAGCCGCGCATCCTGCAGGCATTGCAATGGCTGCTGGACTATGCGCCGGCGACGCTGCACCTGGCGCTCAGCTCGCGCAGCGCGCTGGTGCTGTCGCAGGAACGGCTGCGGCTGCAAGGCACGCTGGCCGAATTCGACATGCGCGACCTGCGCTTTACCCCGCAGGAGTCCGAGCGCTTCCTGCGCGAGCAGCTGGGTTCCGTCGACAGCGGAGTGGCCGCCACGCTGCATGCGCTGACCGATGGCTGGGTCGCCGGCCTGCAGCTGTACGCGCTCGACCTGCGCACGCGCGGCGGGGCCACGCCAGCGCCGCCGATGGTGCCGGCCGAGGTGCGAGACGCGCGCGCCTTTGCCAGCTATTTCGAGCGTGAAGTGCTGGTGCGGATGCAGCCCGACGATCTCGACATGCTGATGCGCGTTGCGGTCTGCCAGCGTTTCTGCGCGCCCCTGTGCGCGGCCATCCTGGGCGATGCGCGCCCCTTGCCGCAGATCCAGGCGCGCCTGTGCCGGCTGGTGGCCGACAACCTGTTTATCAGCGCGGTCGGCAGCCATGACCACGAGACCTGGTACCGCATCCATCCCTTGCTGCGTGAAACCCTGCTGAACCGGCTGGCCGCGCATGGCGCCGGGCAGGCCCACGGGCTGCGCGCGCTGCACGCCACCGCATGGCGCTGGTTCGAGGCGCGCGGCGAAATCGGCGACGCGGTCTTCCATGCGGTGCGTGCCGGCGACGTCGATGCCGCCGCGGGCCTGGTGCAGGGCTGCGCCCAGGCGCTGCTGGAGCGCGGCGAGCTGGTCCAGCTGGGTGGCCTGCTGCGCGCATTGCCGCTCGAAGAGGTGCGGCGGCGCTTCGGGCTGCACGTCGTGCTGGCCTACATGCAGCTGTACAGCCGCGATTTCGACGCGCTGCGCGACAGCCTGGACCGGATGGAAGCCGGCCCGCACGCCCTGCGGCCGTGCGAGCGCTATTCGGTGCGGCTGCTGCGGGCCGGGCTGGCGGTGCAGCTCGACAACCACGACGAAGCCGCCGCGCTGTTGCCCGAGCTGTGGCAGCCGCCGCCCGACGCCGACGACTTTGCCTGGCATGCGCGCGGCAATGTGGTGTCGTGGCTGCTGACCATGCGCGGCGACTACGACCTGGCGCGCCAGGTGCTGGACCAGGCCAACGTGCGCGCCCCGGCGCCGCGCAGCGGGCAGCTCGGGCGTTGCATCCAGGCCATCAGCCTGGCGCGCGAGGGCCGCCTGAAGGACGCTTGCCGGCTGATGCGCGAAGTGATGGAGGAAGCGGAACGCTTCGGCGCCGCCTATGCAGGGCTGGCCTGCATGGCGGCCTGCCTGCTGGCCGACGCGCTGTATGAGCTGAACGAGACCGAGGCCGCGTGCCAGCTGCTGGAGCCGCGGCTGGGCCTGCTCGAGCGCGTGTCCCTGCCGGAAGTGGTGCTGCGCGCCTGCGTGGTGCTGTCCGGCTCGCACTGGCTGGCGGGGCGGCGGCCGCAGGCGCTGGCGTGCCTGGAGCGCCTCCAAGCCTACGCCGGGCGCTATGGCCTGGACCGGCTGCAGGCCGAGGCGCTGGCGCAACGCCTGCGCCGGCACCTGCAGCAGGGCGAGACCGAGCGCGCCAACGTGGCGCTGGAACAGGTGCAGGCGCTTGCCGCGCGCTGCGCCAGCGGCGGCCCGCTGCGGGCGGCCAGCACCGCTGCCGTGGCCGCGCGGGCCCGGCTGGAGATGGCGCTTTACACCCGGGACTATGCCGTTGCGGTCGAGCGCGCGCGGCAACTGGCGGAGGCGCGCGCCGGCACGGAAGCGGTCGGCGCGGCCGGGCTGCGCCTGCAGATGGCGCTGGCGCGGCTGGGGCTGGGCCAGGCCCGAGCGGCGCGGCGCGACTTCCTCGCGGCCATGCGCCAGGGCCACCGGCTGGGGCTGACGCGGACGCTGCTGGATGCCGCCGGCGGCTCGCCGCAGGCGCTGGCGCCGCTGGCGCACGCCGGCGTTGAGGGCGAGGGCGACGATGGCCATGAAGACCCGGTGCTGGCCTTCTACATCCGCCGGCTGCTGGCCGAGCCGGGCACGGCGGACGCCTTGCCGCCGCCGGCCCGGCCACGGCAACCGGCCCCGGGCCTGGGCATCGGCGCGCTCAGCGAGCGCGAGCGCGAGATCCTGGAGCTGCTGGCGCAGGCGATGTCGAACAAGAAGATCGCCCGCGTGCTCAATGTCTCGGCCGAGACCGTGAAGTGGCACCTGAAGAATATCTACGCCAAGCTCGGGGTGGCCGGGCGCGGCGGCGCGGCCGCGCGGCTGCGTGACCTCGCGGCGTCGGCATCGGCAGCCGCGGTGGCTGGCTGA